In Sinobacterium caligoides, the sequence GGGCCACGGGCAACAACTGCTCACGCGGCACCACGCGCTCGACGGCACCCAGACGATAGGCTTCGGCGGCGTCGATCGGCAGACCGGTAAAATACATGTAGCGCACTTTCTGCACCGGGAACATACGCTGCAGATGGGCACCGCCGCCCATCGCACCGCGATCGACCTCGGGCACAGCGAAGGTGGCACACTCGGAGGCGATGATGATGTCGGCAGCGCCGGAGATGCCGATACCGCCACCAAGTACGAAGCCGTGCACGGCGACGATCACCGGCTTATCGTTGAGATGAATGGCCTTGAAGGTGTCGTAGTTGCCCTTGTTGACCTTGACGATCAGTGAGTCATCGGCGTCGAGCTCTTTGATATCGACACCGGCACAGAAGCCACGACCCTCGGCGGCGATGATGATCACGCGGCAGGCATCGTTGTTGCCTAGCGCCTCGATCTCGGCGGCAATCTGCGCCCACTCGACAGAGGAGAAGGCGTTGACCGGTGGCTTGTCGAAGATCAGTTCGGCGACGCCGTTTTCGATAGTGAGCTTAAAAGGCTTTTGCATGGTAGTTTCTCTTGTTATTCGACGGCGGCGGCAACGGGGGCTGCGGCGCTAGAGGAAGTGAGGGTGGCGAGGTGGGCGAGACGCTGCTCGGCCTCACTGACGATACCGCTAATAATCTGTTCACAGCTGAGCAGGCTGTCGATGACACCGGCCACCTGACCCGAGGGCAGCACCCCCTCGTCGGGCAGGCCATCGACCATCGCCTTCTGAATAATCATCGGCGCGTTGGCCGACATGATGGCCTGGGCCGGGGTGATGTCGCCGGTCTTGGTCATCGCCAGCGCCGACTGCAGCAGGCTGAAGATGCTGGCACCGGTGAACTTGCGGAACTTCAGGCCGTTGCGCAGGGCGATCAGCAGGCGCTTGGCAGTACCGGCCTTCTCCAGCTCCTCGAGCATCTGGTTGACGATCATGCGCTGCGGCAGGCCATCCATCGCCGTGGAGACGATGATGCTCTGTGGTGTCTGGCAGTCGACGTAGCGCTGCTTGGTCTGCGCCGGTGTCGGCGACTCCTGACTCATCAGGAAGCGCGTGCCCATGGCGATACCATCGGCACCAAACGACAGCGCTGCGACGAGGCCACGGCCATCTTTGAAACCACCGGCGGCGACGACCGGCACGCGGCCGGCGACGGCGTCGACCACCTGCGGGATCAGTAGGCTGGTCGGCACCGAACCGGTGTGACCACCGCCCTCGCCCCCCTGCACGGTGACCGCATCGGCGCCCATCTCAATCGCCTTCAAGGCATGCTTCGGCAGGCCGATGGTCGGCATGCAGACGACGCCGTTATCCTTCAGCTTGGCGACCATTTCCTTGCCCGGCGAGCGCGAGTAGCTGACCGCCTTGATGCCATGCTTAATCACCAGATCGATGATCTCGCTGGCGTTGGGCTGGTACATGTGGAAGTTGATGCCAAAGCGCTGGTCGGTTAATTCCTTGGTGCGCAGGATGTCGCGCTCGACCTCTTCGGGGGGAATCGTGGCGCCGGCCAAAAAGCCGAAACCACCGGCGTTGGAGGTGCCGGCAACAAGATTGGGATCGGCGACCCAGCCCATGGCGGTCTGTACCACCGGGTAACGACAACCCAGTAGCTCGGTGAGCCTGGTGTTCAACTGATCGGACATTTACAGCACCTTTACCGTCTGACCTTCAGCCACCATCGGCCGGCTAAAGGCGTGTGTTATTTCGCAGATCTCGGTGTTTGTTATCGTTGGCGTCGCCGAGCGATCAATCGCCCAACAAACCCCGCGTTAGCACCGAGTCGTTATTCATTATGCTGAAAGGCACGACGCCGCGAAAACCCCATTTGGGTTAACGCGGCGCGCAAAAACAGCGCTTAAGAACGGTCCCCTTTCGGGTTGTCTTTGAGCTGCTTGGAACGGAAGTCGCGGGGATCGATGGCGCGGATGATCTCCAGCTGCTGCTCCGTTGGGGCCGCCGTAATGGCGACGTCGGCGGGGATCTCCAGCGGGAAGCCGGTGTTCTCGACCACCTGCTCAACGGTAATGCCGGGGTGTAGCGACACCAGGCGCACCGCCTTGTTGGCACCGCCGAAATCCAACACACAGAGATCGGTGATAATCAGCCCGATCTCGATATCGTCGAAGCTATAACCCTTGGGCAGACGCTCGGGGTTGTAGCCGATCGAGTTGACCACATCACACTCGCCGGCAACGAAGACGCGGCTGTTGTGGCTGGGCACGAAGAACGAGTTGCCGTGGCTGATCGAGTTACCGGGCAGGCCGCGCATGCCGAGCATCTGCACCTTGGGCTGCTCGTAGGTGCCGCCGATGCAAGAGATATTGGCCTGACCGAAGCGGTCGATCTGCGTCGGCCCGATCATCGCGTGACGCTTGCCGCTCCAGACGTTGTCGAAGATGCGGCTAAAGCCCATCCAGGTCTCGTTGCGCTGCACGTATTCACTGTCGCGGCTCAGCGGGTTCGGCTCGTGCAGTAAATATGCCTCCGAGTCGGTCATCATCAAGTCCGGATTAGTGGTCTTCATCGCCAGTGAAGCGGCGATGCGCGGGATGACGCCAATACCGGTGGCGAGGACTTCGCCCTCGTTGGCGAAGGATTGAGAAGCCGCGACAATCATCAATTCGGCTAGGGTGTAATCAGTAGCGGGTGTGCTCATAATAGTATTTTCCTTAGTGACTGTTAGACGCTCAATTGCGGGCCAATTAATACACCGGCTGCGGCAATTTCTGGATGGCGTCTAAGCCGCCGACTTTCTCTTGGTACTCTGCTTCACTGCTGTCTTTGATGTACTTGTCAAAATACGCGGCAAAACCACCGTCTTTGGCGCTGGCGTTATATTCCTTGAAGTGCGGGACATCGAAGCCGTAGCCGGGCTGACAGGAACTGGGGTGTGCGCCGCCGGGTACACAGGCAACGCCCTGGGTCATGGTGCGCTCCCAGAGCACGTAACGCGACTCGACAGGATCGTTGAAGTATTCGCTCTCGACGATCTCCTCACAGGTGACAAAGGTCTGGTCGGCGGCGCGGGCGAACCACTCATCCATGAAGAAGTCGGGGCCCTTGGACTGGCAGACACCGCGGCTGTCGGCACGGTCGGCGTGCAGGAAGGAGACGTCCAGCTTCAGCGCCGGCATCGCCACCCACTCTTTCTCATCGTAGGGGCTATCGATGGTCTTGATCTCGGGGTTGACCTTCAACACGTCGGTACCCAGACCAATCTTGGTCGGCATGAACGGCATGCCCCAGGCGGCGGCGCGCAGGCCTAGCAACATCATGCCCTCATCGATCTCCATGGTCTCGATGGCGCCCTTCTGGCGGGCCTGGCGGAAGTAGGGTTCCAGCGGGATAAAGTCGAGCGAGACGAAGGCAAAAACCACTTTCTTGACCTTGCCGGCCGCGCAGAGCATGCCGACATCGGCACCGCCGTAGGCGACGACGGTCAAGTCTTTCACATCTGAACGCAAGATCTCACGGATCACCGCCATCGGCTTGCGACGTGGTCCCCAGCCGCCGATACCGATCGTCATACCGTCGCGTAGCTCGCCAACCATGTCTTGAATGGTCATTCGCTTATCCATGGAGCTTCCTCATCATGTTGTCTAGTTGATTTTATTGTTTGTACTAGTGCTGAATCTGCGCCCCGCTACCGCTCGTTGACGCCGTCGCGGGTCACACCGAGGGGAGAGCTAGACCGGAGGACATCCCGGGCAATAAACGGAGCACAAATACGCATTCTTATATTATTAACAGCAAAAAGCTTATTATTCATTATTTTTACAGCTTTTTGCTACGCATACCAACGATAAAGGGTGGTTTTTTATTAAGTTTGCGTTAATGCGACACAAGCGGCCTAGCCGACAATACGACTGACCCGGTAGTCGTGCTTGACAAAGTTAACCCCTAGCGAGGTCTCGGTACGACGAATGCCTTTGATGGTGCTGATATTGGAGTGTAGGAAGTCAGTCAACTGCTCGGTGTCCTGCACCAGCGTGATGGCGAGGATGTCGAAGCGGCCGAGCATCTTGGCGACAAAACCCATCGCCGGAATCTCACTCAACTGCGCGGCGATCTGATCGACGTCGCTGCTGTAGTCGACATCGACCCAGATAAAGGCCAGACAGGGGTTCTTCAGCTTTTCGATGTTGGTGACGGCGGTGATGCGAATCAGCTTCTCATCCTGCATGCGCTTGATCCGCGAGCGCACGGTGCCCTCGGTAATGCCCAACTCGGCGGCAATCTTGCGGTTGCTGATGCGCGCATCCCGGGACAAGAACTTGAGGATCTGTTCGTCCACATCATCTAAACGGCGTTTACTCATAGTCTCACTCTCATCGCAACCATCGCGCCCGCGGCGCTATTCAAAGGGCACCCAGTTGGGCTGGTTCTTCAGCACATCGACGGCCATCGAGGGCATGATCTTGCGCACCCCCTTCACCTCGGCCAGCTGCCGCAGCATCGCGTCGACCGCCTGCTGATCCTGGGCGATGCTCAGCACCTCGATATCGTGACTGCCGACCACCTGACTGACCGAATAGACGCCCTCGACCTTGGCCAGGTCCGTCGACACGTCCAGCGCCGGACGGCCCTCGACCTGAACACCGACGGCCAGCAGCATGCCGAAGCCCGCCGCCTCGATATCGGTGACGGCGACCACACGCATGGTTTCCGACTCCTCGAGACGCTTGACCCGCGCTCGCACCGTCGCCTCGGTCAAGCCGAGTTCCTTG encodes:
- a CDS encoding enoyl-CoA hydratase family protein, coding for MQKPFKLTIENGVAELIFDKPPVNAFSSVEWAQIAAEIEALGNNDACRVIIIAAEGRGFCAGVDIKELDADDSLIVKVNKGNYDTFKAIHLNDKPVIVAVHGFVLGGGIGISGAADIIIASECATFAVPEVDRGAMGGGAHLQRMFPVQKVRYMYFTGLPIDAAEAYRLGAVERVVPREQLLPVAREIADAIAEKSPRMIALAKEALTGIEDGNLEDKYRSEQGFTLEAYQSPDSAESRDAFVNKREAAFSEAN
- a CDS encoding NAD(P)H-dependent flavin oxidoreductase, whose protein sequence is MSDQLNTRLTELLGCRYPVVQTAMGWVADPNLVAGTSNAGGFGFLAGATIPPEEVERDILRTKELTDQRFGINFHMYQPNASEIIDLVIKHGIKAVSYSRSPGKEMVAKLKDNGVVCMPTIGLPKHALKAIEMGADAVTVQGGEGGGHTGSVPTSLLIPQVVDAVAGRVPVVAAGGFKDGRGLVAALSFGADGIAMGTRFLMSQESPTPAQTKQRYVDCQTPQSIIVSTAMDGLPQRMIVNQMLEELEKAGTAKRLLIALRNGLKFRKFTGASIFSLLQSALAMTKTGDITPAQAIMSANAPMIIQKAMVDGLPDEGVLPSGQVAGVIDSLLSCEQIISGIVSEAEQRLAHLATLTSSSAAAPVAAAVE
- a CDS encoding CoA-transferase subunit beta, with translation MSTPATDYTLAELMIVAASQSFANEGEVLATGIGVIPRIAASLAMKTTNPDLMMTDSEAYLLHEPNPLSRDSEYVQRNETWMGFSRIFDNVWSGKRHAMIGPTQIDRFGQANISCIGGTYEQPKVQMLGMRGLPGNSISHGNSFFVPSHNSRVFVAGECDVVNSIGYNPERLPKGYSFDDIEIGLIITDLCVLDFGGANKAVRLVSLHPGITVEQVVENTGFPLEIPADVAITAAPTEQQLEIIRAIDPRDFRSKQLKDNPKGDRS
- a CDS encoding CoA transferase subunit A, with the protein product MDKRMTIQDMVGELRDGMTIGIGGWGPRRKPMAVIREILRSDVKDLTVVAYGGADVGMLCAAGKVKKVVFAFVSLDFIPLEPYFRQARQKGAIETMEIDEGMMLLGLRAAAWGMPFMPTKIGLGTDVLKVNPEIKTIDSPYDEKEWVAMPALKLDVSFLHADRADSRGVCQSKGPDFFMDEWFARAADQTFVTCEEIVESEYFNDPVESRYVLWERTMTQGVACVPGGAHPSSCQPGYGFDVPHFKEYNASAKDGGFAAYFDKYIKDSSEAEYQEKVGGLDAIQKLPQPVY
- a CDS encoding Lrp/AsnC family transcriptional regulator — protein: MSKRRLDDVDEQILKFLSRDARISNRKIAAELGITEGTVRSRIKRMQDEKLIRITAVTNIEKLKNPCLAFIWVDVDYSSDVDQIAAQLSEIPAMGFVAKMLGRFDILAITLVQDTEQLTDFLHSNISTIKGIRRTETSLGVNFVKHDYRVSRIVG
- a CDS encoding Lrp/AsnC family transcriptional regulator translates to MTDYRDAVSSRIASANNLALDDVDYQIIALLRTDGRMPYRSLAKELGLTEATVRARVKRLEESETMRVVAVTDIEAAGFGMLLAVGVQVEGRPALDVSTDLAKVEGVYSVSQVVGSHDIEVLSIAQDQQAVDAMLRQLAEVKGVRKIMPSMAVDVLKNQPNWVPFE